The Equus asinus isolate D_3611 breed Donkey chromosome 4, EquAss-T2T_v2, whole genome shotgun sequence genome has a segment encoding these proteins:
- the TEF gene encoding thyrotroph embryonic factor isoform X5: protein MSSCDRIGVAPAMDMPEVLKSLLEHSLPWPEKRTDFVCADKEKGKEKLEEDEAAAASTMAVSASLMPPIWDKTIPYDGESFHLEYMDLDEFLLENGIPAGPTHLAQNLLLPVAELEGKESASSSTASPPSSSAAVFQPSETVSSTESSLKKERETPSPIDPNCVEVDVNFNPDPADLVLSSVPGGELFNPRKHKFAEEDLKPQPMIKKAKKVFVPDEQKDEKYWTRRKKNNVAAKRSRDARRLKENQITIRAAFLEKENTALRTEVAELRKEVGKCKTIVSKYETKYGPL from the exons ATGTCTAGCTGTGACCGGATCGGAGTGGCCCCTGCCATGGACATGCCTGAGGTCCTCAAGTCCCTGCTGGAGCACTCTCTGCCTTGGCCAGAGAAGAGGACAG ATTTTGTGTGTGCAGATAAggaaaaggggaaggaaaaaCTGGAGGAAGACGAGGCCGCAGCAGCCAGCACCATGGCCGTCTCAGCCTCCCTCATGCCGCCCATCTGGGACAAGACCATCCCCTATGACGGCGAGTCTTTCCACCTGGAGTACATGGACCTGGACGAGTTCCTGCTGGAGAATGGCATCCCCGCCGGCCCCACCCACCTGGCCCAGAACCTGCTGTTGCCTGTGGCCGAGCTGGAAGGGAAGGAGTCAGCCAGCTCTTCCACAGCGTCCCCACCATCCTCCTCTGCCGCCGTCTTTCAGCCCTCTGAAACTGTGTCCAGCACAG AATCCTCCCTGAAGAAGGAGCGGGAGACGCCCAGTCCCATCGACCCCAACTGCGTGGAGGTGGATGTGAACTTCAATCCTGACCCTGCCGACCTGGTCCTCTCCAGCGTGCCGGGTGGGGAGCTCTTCAACCCTCGGAAGCACAAGTTTGCAGAGGAGGACCTGAAGCCCCAGCCCATGATCAAAAAGGCCAAGAAGGTCTTTGTCCCCGATGAGCAAAAG GACGAAAAGTACTGGACAAGACGCAAGAAGAACAATGTGGCAGCCAAACGGTCCCGAGATGCCCGGCGCCTGAAGGAGAACCAGATCACCATCAGGGCGGCCTTCCTGGAGAAGGAGAACACGGCCCTGCGGACGGAGGTAGCCGAGCTACGCAAGGAGGTGGGCAAGTGCAAGACCATCGTGTCCAAGTATGAGACCAAGTACGGGCCGTTGTAA
- the TEF gene encoding thyrotroph embryonic factor isoform X6 — MSSCDRIGVAPAMDMPEVLKSLLEHSLPWPEKRTDKEKGKEKLEEDEAAAASTMAVSASLMPPIWDKTIPYDGESFHLEYMDLDEFLLENGIPAGPTHLAQNLLLPVAELEGKESASSSTASPPSSSAAVFQPSETVSSTESSLKKERETPSPIDPNCVEVDVNFNPDPADLVLSSVPGGELFNPRKHKFAEEDLKPQPMIKKAKKVFVPDEQKDEKYWTRRKKNNVAAKRSRDARRLKENQITIRAAFLEKENTALRTEVAELRKEVGKCKTIVSKYETKYGPL; from the exons ATGTCTAGCTGTGACCGGATCGGAGTGGCCCCTGCCATGGACATGCCTGAGGTCCTCAAGTCCCTGCTGGAGCACTCTCTGCCTTGGCCAGAGAAGAGGACAG ATAAggaaaaggggaaggaaaaaCTGGAGGAAGACGAGGCCGCAGCAGCCAGCACCATGGCCGTCTCAGCCTCCCTCATGCCGCCCATCTGGGACAAGACCATCCCCTATGACGGCGAGTCTTTCCACCTGGAGTACATGGACCTGGACGAGTTCCTGCTGGAGAATGGCATCCCCGCCGGCCCCACCCACCTGGCCCAGAACCTGCTGTTGCCTGTGGCCGAGCTGGAAGGGAAGGAGTCAGCCAGCTCTTCCACAGCGTCCCCACCATCCTCCTCTGCCGCCGTCTTTCAGCCCTCTGAAACTGTGTCCAGCACAG AATCCTCCCTGAAGAAGGAGCGGGAGACGCCCAGTCCCATCGACCCCAACTGCGTGGAGGTGGATGTGAACTTCAATCCTGACCCTGCCGACCTGGTCCTCTCCAGCGTGCCGGGTGGGGAGCTCTTCAACCCTCGGAAGCACAAGTTTGCAGAGGAGGACCTGAAGCCCCAGCCCATGATCAAAAAGGCCAAGAAGGTCTTTGTCCCCGATGAGCAAAAG GACGAAAAGTACTGGACAAGACGCAAGAAGAACAATGTGGCAGCCAAACGGTCCCGAGATGCCCGGCGCCTGAAGGAGAACCAGATCACCATCAGGGCGGCCTTCCTGGAGAAGGAGAACACGGCCCTGCGGACGGAGGTAGCCGAGCTACGCAAGGAGGTGGGCAAGTGCAAGACCATCGTGTCCAAGTATGAGACCAAGTACGGGCCGTTGTAA
- the TEF gene encoding thyrotroph embryonic factor isoform X1 encodes MSDAGGGKKPPVEPQAGPGPGPGRAAGERGLPGSFPLVLKKLMENPPREARLDFVCADKEKGKEKLEEDEAAAASTMAVSASLMPPIWDKTIPYDGESFHLEYMDLDEFLLENGIPAGPTHLAQNLLLPVAELEGKESASSSTASPPSSSAAVFQPSETVSSTESSLKKERETPSPIDPNCVEVDVNFNPDPADLVLSSVPGGELFNPRKHKFAEEDLKPQPMIKKAKKVFVPDEQKDEKYWTRRKKNNVAAKRSRDARRLKENQITIRAAFLEKENTALRTEVAELRKEVGKCKTIVSKYETKYGPL; translated from the exons ATGTCCGACGCGGGCGGCGGAAAGAAGCCGCCTGTGGAGCCGCAGGCGGGGCCAGGcccggggccggggcgcgcagctggggagaggggccTGCCGGGCTCCTTCCCTCTGGTCCTGAAGAAGCTGATGGAGAACCCCCCACGCGAGGCGCGCCTCG ATTTTGTGTGTGCAGATAAggaaaaggggaaggaaaaaCTGGAGGAAGACGAGGCCGCAGCAGCCAGCACCATGGCCGTCTCAGCCTCCCTCATGCCGCCCATCTGGGACAAGACCATCCCCTATGACGGCGAGTCTTTCCACCTGGAGTACATGGACCTGGACGAGTTCCTGCTGGAGAATGGCATCCCCGCCGGCCCCACCCACCTGGCCCAGAACCTGCTGTTGCCTGTGGCCGAGCTGGAAGGGAAGGAGTCAGCCAGCTCTTCCACAGCGTCCCCACCATCCTCCTCTGCCGCCGTCTTTCAGCCCTCTGAAACTGTGTCCAGCACAG AATCCTCCCTGAAGAAGGAGCGGGAGACGCCCAGTCCCATCGACCCCAACTGCGTGGAGGTGGATGTGAACTTCAATCCTGACCCTGCCGACCTGGTCCTCTCCAGCGTGCCGGGTGGGGAGCTCTTCAACCCTCGGAAGCACAAGTTTGCAGAGGAGGACCTGAAGCCCCAGCCCATGATCAAAAAGGCCAAGAAGGTCTTTGTCCCCGATGAGCAAAAG GACGAAAAGTACTGGACAAGACGCAAGAAGAACAATGTGGCAGCCAAACGGTCCCGAGATGCCCGGCGCCTGAAGGAGAACCAGATCACCATCAGGGCGGCCTTCCTGGAGAAGGAGAACACGGCCCTGCGGACGGAGGTAGCCGAGCTACGCAAGGAGGTGGGCAAGTGCAAGACCATCGTGTCCAAGTATGAGACCAAGTACGGGCCGTTGTAA
- the TEF gene encoding thyrotroph embryonic factor isoform X3, whose protein sequence is MRGKGERLRWSGRRAGAMKREAKAKPPVEGKGPPPRRAYDTDSSRRQSDFVCADKEKGKEKLEEDEAAAASTMAVSASLMPPIWDKTIPYDGESFHLEYMDLDEFLLENGIPAGPTHLAQNLLLPVAELEGKESASSSTASPPSSSAAVFQPSETVSSTESSLKKERETPSPIDPNCVEVDVNFNPDPADLVLSSVPGGELFNPRKHKFAEEDLKPQPMIKKAKKVFVPDEQKDEKYWTRRKKNNVAAKRSRDARRLKENQITIRAAFLEKENTALRTEVAELRKEVGKCKTIVSKYETKYGPL, encoded by the exons ATGAGAGGGAAAGGAGAGCGGTTACGGTGGTCTGGCAGGAGGGCGGGTGCTATGAAGAGGGAAGCGAAGGCGAAACCACCGGTAGAGGGGAAGGGGCCGCCGCCGAGGAGGGCCTATGACACAGACTCCAGCAGGCGCCAATCAG ATTTTGTGTGTGCAGATAAggaaaaggggaaggaaaaaCTGGAGGAAGACGAGGCCGCAGCAGCCAGCACCATGGCCGTCTCAGCCTCCCTCATGCCGCCCATCTGGGACAAGACCATCCCCTATGACGGCGAGTCTTTCCACCTGGAGTACATGGACCTGGACGAGTTCCTGCTGGAGAATGGCATCCCCGCCGGCCCCACCCACCTGGCCCAGAACCTGCTGTTGCCTGTGGCCGAGCTGGAAGGGAAGGAGTCAGCCAGCTCTTCCACAGCGTCCCCACCATCCTCCTCTGCCGCCGTCTTTCAGCCCTCTGAAACTGTGTCCAGCACAG AATCCTCCCTGAAGAAGGAGCGGGAGACGCCCAGTCCCATCGACCCCAACTGCGTGGAGGTGGATGTGAACTTCAATCCTGACCCTGCCGACCTGGTCCTCTCCAGCGTGCCGGGTGGGGAGCTCTTCAACCCTCGGAAGCACAAGTTTGCAGAGGAGGACCTGAAGCCCCAGCCCATGATCAAAAAGGCCAAGAAGGTCTTTGTCCCCGATGAGCAAAAG GACGAAAAGTACTGGACAAGACGCAAGAAGAACAATGTGGCAGCCAAACGGTCCCGAGATGCCCGGCGCCTGAAGGAGAACCAGATCACCATCAGGGCGGCCTTCCTGGAGAAGGAGAACACGGCCCTGCGGACGGAGGTAGCCGAGCTACGCAAGGAGGTGGGCAAGTGCAAGACCATCGTGTCCAAGTATGAGACCAAGTACGGGCCGTTGTAA
- the TEF gene encoding thyrotroph embryonic factor isoform X4 has product MRGKGERLRWSGRRAGAMKREAKAKPPVEGKGPPPRRAYDTDSSRRQSDKEKGKEKLEEDEAAAASTMAVSASLMPPIWDKTIPYDGESFHLEYMDLDEFLLENGIPAGPTHLAQNLLLPVAELEGKESASSSTASPPSSSAAVFQPSETVSSTESSLKKERETPSPIDPNCVEVDVNFNPDPADLVLSSVPGGELFNPRKHKFAEEDLKPQPMIKKAKKVFVPDEQKDEKYWTRRKKNNVAAKRSRDARRLKENQITIRAAFLEKENTALRTEVAELRKEVGKCKTIVSKYETKYGPL; this is encoded by the exons ATGAGAGGGAAAGGAGAGCGGTTACGGTGGTCTGGCAGGAGGGCGGGTGCTATGAAGAGGGAAGCGAAGGCGAAACCACCGGTAGAGGGGAAGGGGCCGCCGCCGAGGAGGGCCTATGACACAGACTCCAGCAGGCGCCAATCAG ATAAggaaaaggggaaggaaaaaCTGGAGGAAGACGAGGCCGCAGCAGCCAGCACCATGGCCGTCTCAGCCTCCCTCATGCCGCCCATCTGGGACAAGACCATCCCCTATGACGGCGAGTCTTTCCACCTGGAGTACATGGACCTGGACGAGTTCCTGCTGGAGAATGGCATCCCCGCCGGCCCCACCCACCTGGCCCAGAACCTGCTGTTGCCTGTGGCCGAGCTGGAAGGGAAGGAGTCAGCCAGCTCTTCCACAGCGTCCCCACCATCCTCCTCTGCCGCCGTCTTTCAGCCCTCTGAAACTGTGTCCAGCACAG AATCCTCCCTGAAGAAGGAGCGGGAGACGCCCAGTCCCATCGACCCCAACTGCGTGGAGGTGGATGTGAACTTCAATCCTGACCCTGCCGACCTGGTCCTCTCCAGCGTGCCGGGTGGGGAGCTCTTCAACCCTCGGAAGCACAAGTTTGCAGAGGAGGACCTGAAGCCCCAGCCCATGATCAAAAAGGCCAAGAAGGTCTTTGTCCCCGATGAGCAAAAG GACGAAAAGTACTGGACAAGACGCAAGAAGAACAATGTGGCAGCCAAACGGTCCCGAGATGCCCGGCGCCTGAAGGAGAACCAGATCACCATCAGGGCGGCCTTCCTGGAGAAGGAGAACACGGCCCTGCGGACGGAGGTAGCCGAGCTACGCAAGGAGGTGGGCAAGTGCAAGACCATCGTGTCCAAGTATGAGACCAAGTACGGGCCGTTGTAA
- the TEF gene encoding thyrotroph embryonic factor isoform X2 has translation MSDAGGGKKPPVEPQAGPGPGPGRAAGERGLPGSFPLVLKKLMENPPREARLDKEKGKEKLEEDEAAAASTMAVSASLMPPIWDKTIPYDGESFHLEYMDLDEFLLENGIPAGPTHLAQNLLLPVAELEGKESASSSTASPPSSSAAVFQPSETVSSTESSLKKERETPSPIDPNCVEVDVNFNPDPADLVLSSVPGGELFNPRKHKFAEEDLKPQPMIKKAKKVFVPDEQKDEKYWTRRKKNNVAAKRSRDARRLKENQITIRAAFLEKENTALRTEVAELRKEVGKCKTIVSKYETKYGPL, from the exons ATGTCCGACGCGGGCGGCGGAAAGAAGCCGCCTGTGGAGCCGCAGGCGGGGCCAGGcccggggccggggcgcgcagctggggagaggggccTGCCGGGCTCCTTCCCTCTGGTCCTGAAGAAGCTGATGGAGAACCCCCCACGCGAGGCGCGCCTCG ATAAggaaaaggggaaggaaaaaCTGGAGGAAGACGAGGCCGCAGCAGCCAGCACCATGGCCGTCTCAGCCTCCCTCATGCCGCCCATCTGGGACAAGACCATCCCCTATGACGGCGAGTCTTTCCACCTGGAGTACATGGACCTGGACGAGTTCCTGCTGGAGAATGGCATCCCCGCCGGCCCCACCCACCTGGCCCAGAACCTGCTGTTGCCTGTGGCCGAGCTGGAAGGGAAGGAGTCAGCCAGCTCTTCCACAGCGTCCCCACCATCCTCCTCTGCCGCCGTCTTTCAGCCCTCTGAAACTGTGTCCAGCACAG AATCCTCCCTGAAGAAGGAGCGGGAGACGCCCAGTCCCATCGACCCCAACTGCGTGGAGGTGGATGTGAACTTCAATCCTGACCCTGCCGACCTGGTCCTCTCCAGCGTGCCGGGTGGGGAGCTCTTCAACCCTCGGAAGCACAAGTTTGCAGAGGAGGACCTGAAGCCCCAGCCCATGATCAAAAAGGCCAAGAAGGTCTTTGTCCCCGATGAGCAAAAG GACGAAAAGTACTGGACAAGACGCAAGAAGAACAATGTGGCAGCCAAACGGTCCCGAGATGCCCGGCGCCTGAAGGAGAACCAGATCACCATCAGGGCGGCCTTCCTGGAGAAGGAGAACACGGCCCTGCGGACGGAGGTAGCCGAGCTACGCAAGGAGGTGGGCAAGTGCAAGACCATCGTGTCCAAGTATGAGACCAAGTACGGGCCGTTGTAA
- the TEF gene encoding thyrotroph embryonic factor isoform X7 codes for MLAQGRSSSHTQKKGITGGDRTGEHKTSWPEESAFPKISLRHQEGSETPFPPCSLPPAVANATAHSQLTLGPLRPQSLTLAFWEAQAWARACCHLYRRPVAWFKHQVITRTELALEMHRMDQDSERDKEKGKEKLEEDEAAAASTMAVSASLMPPIWDKTIPYDGESFHLEYMDLDEFLLENGIPAGPTHLAQNLLLPVAELEGKESASSSTASPPSSSAAVFQPSETVSSTESSLKKERETPSPIDPNCVEVDVNFNPDPADLVLSSVPGGELFNPRKHKFAEEDLKPQPMIKKAKKVFVPDEQKDEKYWTRRKKNNVAAKRSRDARRLKENQITIRAAFLEKENTALRTEVAELRKEVGKCKTIVSKYETKYGPL; via the exons atgttagctcagggccggtcttcctcacacacacaaaaaaagggcATAACTGGAGGGGACAGGACAGGAGAACATAAAACTTCTTGGCCTGAGGAATCAGCCTTTCCTAAGATATCGCTAAGACACCAGGAAGGGTCAGAAACTCCATTTCCTCCTTGTAGCCTCCCTCCTGCAGTTGCTAACGCCACAGCCCATTCTCAATTAACCCTGGGACCACTCAGGCCTCAGAGCTTGACGCTAGCATTCTGGGAAGCCCAGGCATGGGCAAGGGCGTGCTGCCATCTCTACAGGAGGCCAGTGGCCTGGTTCAAGCACCAGGTTATAACAAGAACAGAGTTGGCTCTTGAAATGCATAGGATGGATCAGGACTCTGAGAGAG ATAAggaaaaggggaaggaaaaaCTGGAGGAAGACGAGGCCGCAGCAGCCAGCACCATGGCCGTCTCAGCCTCCCTCATGCCGCCCATCTGGGACAAGACCATCCCCTATGACGGCGAGTCTTTCCACCTGGAGTACATGGACCTGGACGAGTTCCTGCTGGAGAATGGCATCCCCGCCGGCCCCACCCACCTGGCCCAGAACCTGCTGTTGCCTGTGGCCGAGCTGGAAGGGAAGGAGTCAGCCAGCTCTTCCACAGCGTCCCCACCATCCTCCTCTGCCGCCGTCTTTCAGCCCTCTGAAACTGTGTCCAGCACAG AATCCTCCCTGAAGAAGGAGCGGGAGACGCCCAGTCCCATCGACCCCAACTGCGTGGAGGTGGATGTGAACTTCAATCCTGACCCTGCCGACCTGGTCCTCTCCAGCGTGCCGGGTGGGGAGCTCTTCAACCCTCGGAAGCACAAGTTTGCAGAGGAGGACCTGAAGCCCCAGCCCATGATCAAAAAGGCCAAGAAGGTCTTTGTCCCCGATGAGCAAAAG GACGAAAAGTACTGGACAAGACGCAAGAAGAACAATGTGGCAGCCAAACGGTCCCGAGATGCCCGGCGCCTGAAGGAGAACCAGATCACCATCAGGGCGGCCTTCCTGGAGAAGGAGAACACGGCCCTGCGGACGGAGGTAGCCGAGCTACGCAAGGAGGTGGGCAAGTGCAAGACCATCGTGTCCAAGTATGAGACCAAGTACGGGCCGTTGTAA